One region of Thiorhodovibrio frisius genomic DNA includes:
- a CDS encoding RelA/SpoT family protein, producing MGDTAFAASVAEAAIPALKGDADPVSADPDSPDRDPASLDARVPGATAVPASRLQPPPAPAHERADIKPGTRFLISDLCKQLEGYLPREQISEIYRAYLFSAEAHEGQARTSGEPYIYHPIAVARILADLRMDHKCLMAAILHDVVEDTPTAKEQIAEVFDDEIAELVDGVSKLTQIKFKTDAEKEAANFSKMMLAMTRDIRVILVKLADRLHNMRTMGVMPPEKRRRKSRETLDIYAPIANRLGINSIRLALEDFGFSHLWPWRHFVLNNAVCKVRCGHHEMIASVESAIRHRLEQQGIVAEVTGREKHLYSIYCKMRDEGKSFRDLVDVFAFRVIVDSIDTCYRVLGQVHNLYKPVPGRFKDYIAIPKSNGYQSIHTVLFGPQGVKIEIQIRSTDMHRVAESGIASHWLYKTGGEHGKTPALASDWLQNLLELQRDSGNPREFLEHVKVDLFPDDVYVFTPNGEIKVLPRGATAIDFAYAIHSDIGNTGVYAMIDRRPVPINSILRSGQTVEISTMASATPKTHWLKFVVTGKARANIRNFLKNMQQREAARLGRDLVNNELTNIGLSLDDISAEQIAAYALQTDASSADEMFADIGLGNRMPMLVARRLASPDSTEQPEPSTVTPSSSVSRQQLAILGTEGMVMTFPRCCRPIPGDQIAGLFNPGKGIVVHRLECHNLGDFEAKRGRWVDLQWAEAPSGDFITEIRIEVEDQRGALASIATAIAEAGSDIANIQSRDKAGGASTLDFQIKVQSRRHLARILRRLRQIPLVLRITRLCR from the coding sequence ATGGGGGATACCGCATTCGCAGCATCAGTCGCCGAAGCAGCCATACCCGCGCTGAAAGGCGACGCTGATCCGGTTTCAGCTGATCCGGATTCGCCTGATCGGGACCCCGCCAGCCTGGATGCGCGTGTCCCGGGTGCGACAGCAGTCCCAGCCAGTAGACTGCAACCCCCGCCAGCCCCCGCACACGAACGCGCCGATATCAAGCCCGGTACGCGTTTTCTCATCAGCGACCTGTGCAAACAGCTCGAAGGCTATCTGCCACGCGAGCAAATTAGCGAAATTTATCGCGCCTATCTATTTAGCGCCGAAGCGCATGAAGGACAGGCGCGCACCAGCGGCGAGCCCTATATCTACCATCCCATTGCTGTCGCGCGCATCCTTGCCGACCTGCGAATGGACCACAAATGCCTGATGGCGGCGATTCTGCACGATGTAGTAGAAGACACGCCAACCGCCAAGGAACAAATCGCCGAAGTGTTCGACGACGAAATCGCCGAACTGGTCGATGGCGTCAGCAAGCTCACCCAGATTAAGTTCAAGACCGATGCCGAGAAGGAAGCGGCGAATTTCAGCAAAATGATGTTGGCGATGACGCGCGACATTCGCGTGATCCTCGTCAAGCTGGCTGATCGGCTGCACAACATGCGCACCATGGGGGTGATGCCGCCGGAGAAGCGCCGGCGCAAATCGCGCGAGACGCTCGACATCTACGCCCCCATCGCCAACCGCCTGGGTATTAATAGCATCCGCCTGGCGTTAGAGGACTTCGGTTTCAGTCATCTATGGCCGTGGCGGCATTTTGTGCTCAACAATGCAGTGTGCAAGGTACGTTGCGGTCATCATGAGATGATTGCCAGCGTCGAGAGCGCCATCCGTCACCGGCTCGAACAGCAGGGCATCGTCGCCGAGGTAACCGGGCGCGAAAAACACCTCTACAGCATCTATTGCAAGATGCGCGATGAGGGTAAATCCTTCCGCGATTTAGTGGATGTCTTTGCCTTCCGCGTCATCGTCGACTCCATCGACACCTGCTACCGGGTGCTTGGGCAGGTTCACAATCTTTACAAGCCGGTGCCGGGGCGCTTCAAGGACTATATCGCCATCCCCAAGTCGAACGGCTATCAGTCCATCCATACCGTGCTCTTCGGCCCTCAGGGTGTCAAGATCGAAATCCAGATCCGCAGCACCGACATGCACCGGGTGGCGGAGTCAGGAATTGCCTCGCACTGGCTGTATAAAACCGGCGGCGAACATGGCAAGACGCCCGCCCTGGCCAGCGATTGGTTACAGAATCTGCTTGAATTGCAGCGTGATTCCGGCAACCCGCGGGAGTTTCTGGAGCACGTCAAGGTCGATCTCTTCCCCGATGATGTTTATGTCTTCACGCCCAACGGCGAGATCAAGGTCCTGCCGCGCGGCGCAACGGCCATCGACTTCGCCTACGCCATCCATTCCGACATCGGAAACACCGGCGTCTATGCGATGATTGATCGCCGCCCCGTGCCTATTAATTCCATCTTACGCAGCGGCCAGACGGTCGAGATATCGACCATGGCCAGCGCCACGCCCAAGACGCACTGGCTGAAGTTTGTCGTCACTGGCAAGGCACGAGCGAACATCCGCAACTTTCTCAAGAACATGCAGCAGCGCGAAGCGGCGCGCCTGGGACGCGATCTGGTCAATAACGAGCTGACCAACATCGGCCTAAGTCTGGATGATATCAGCGCCGAGCAGATCGCCGCCTATGCCCTGCAGACAGATGCCAGCTCGGCCGATGAGATGTTTGCCGACATCGGCCTGGGCAACCGCATGCCCATGCTGGTCGCCCGCCGACTGGCCAGCCCCGACAGCACCGAACAACCCGAACCCTCGACCGTCACCCCCAGTTCGTCAGTATCCAGACAGCAACTCGCAATTCTGGGCACCGAGGGCATGGTAATGACCTTCCCGCGCTGCTGCCGCCCGATTCCGGGCGATCAGATCGCGGGATTGTTCAATCCCGGCAAAGGCATCGTGGTGCACCGTCTGGAGTGCCACAACCTCGGCGACTTCGAGGCCAAGCGTGGCCGTTGGGTGGACCTGCAATGGGCCGAAGCACCCAGCGGAGATTTCATCACCGAGATCCGCATTGAAGTCGAAGACCAGCGCGGCGCCCTAGCCAGCATCGCCACCGCCATCGCCGAAGCCGGCTCCGACATCGCCAATATTCAATCTCGCGACAAAGCCGGCGGCGCCTCCACGCTCGACTTCCAGATCAAAGTCCAGTCGCGTCGCCACCTCGCCCGCATCCTCCGCCGCCTGCGCCAGATCCCGCTCGTCCTGCGCATTACCCGCCTGTGCCGCTGA
- the galE gene encoding UDP-glucose 4-epimerase GalE yields MKILVTGGAGYIGTHTLVELLAAGHEPVVVDNLCNSKAEALSRVRQISGQDVVFERVDLRDAPALEQVFARHPVDAVVHFAGLKAVGESTEQPLLYYDNNVAGTLTLCRVMEKFDVRHLVFSSSATVYGDPQQVPINEEAPLGSTNPYGRTKQMVEDILRDLAAADARWHITLLRYFNPVGAHPSGLIGEDPNGIPNNLMPYIAQVAVGHLPELRVFGNDYATPDGTGVRDYIHVVDLARGHLAALQHGATAPGVRVFNLGTGQGYSVLEMLKAFEQACGRELAFRFHPRRPGDVARCYADPGKAERELGWRAQHDLAEMAADSWRWQLKNPHGYSVSN; encoded by the coding sequence ATGAAGATTCTCGTTACCGGTGGAGCTGGCTACATTGGCACTCATACGCTGGTCGAACTCTTGGCCGCCGGGCATGAGCCTGTGGTGGTGGATAACCTCTGCAACAGCAAGGCTGAGGCGCTTTCGCGGGTGCGCCAGATCAGCGGACAGGATGTTGTATTTGAGCGCGTTGACCTGCGTGATGCGCCTGCGCTGGAGCAGGTGTTTGCCCGACACCCGGTCGACGCCGTGGTACATTTTGCCGGTTTGAAAGCCGTCGGGGAGTCAACCGAGCAACCGCTGCTCTATTACGACAACAATGTGGCAGGCACCCTGACGCTTTGTCGCGTGATGGAAAAGTTCGATGTGCGCCACCTGGTATTCAGCTCCTCGGCTACTGTCTATGGCGACCCGCAACAGGTTCCCATCAACGAAGAAGCCCCGCTTGGGTCTACCAACCCCTATGGGCGCACCAAGCAGATGGTCGAAGACATTCTGCGCGATCTGGCCGCAGCCGACGCGCGCTGGCACATCACCCTGCTGCGCTATTTCAATCCGGTCGGCGCCCATCCGAGCGGCCTAATCGGCGAAGACCCAAACGGCATCCCGAACAACCTCATGCCGTATATCGCCCAGGTTGCGGTCGGTCACTTACCTGAACTGCGGGTGTTCGGTAACGACTATGCAACGCCTGATGGCACCGGGGTGCGCGATTATATCCATGTGGTTGATCTCGCCCGAGGGCATCTCGCGGCCCTTCAGCATGGGGCCACGGCGCCCGGAGTGCGGGTGTTCAATCTCGGCACCGGACAGGGTTACTCGGTGCTCGAGATGCTCAAGGCTTTTGAGCAGGCGTGCGGGCGTGAATTGGCGTTTCGATTTCATCCGCGTCGCCCGGGTGATGTAGCCCGGTGTTACGCCGATCCAGGCAAGGCCGAGCGCGAACTTGGCTGGCGGGCGCAGCATGACCTGGCCGAAATGGCCGCCGATAGCTGGCGCTGGCAGCTCAAAAATCCGCACGGCTATAGCGTTAGCAACTGA
- the rdgB gene encoding RdgB/HAM1 family non-canonical purine NTP pyrophosphatase, with protein MTHHQHAVVLASNNAGKLREIEQLLQPDAVRLYAQAEFGIDSVEETGLTFVENAILKARHAAAGSGLPAIADDSGLEVDALKGAPGIHSARYAGPHADDQANCAKLLEALAEVPQGHRQARFQCLLVYLRHAEDPTPVICQGTWEGRILTELRGDQGFGYDPLFWVPGQNCSAAELDSGTKNALSHRGQALAQLLAALGDRFA; from the coding sequence ATGACCCATCACCAGCATGCCGTGGTCCTTGCCAGTAATAACGCTGGCAAGCTGCGCGAAATCGAGCAACTTTTGCAGCCGGATGCCGTGCGCCTTTATGCGCAAGCGGAATTCGGCATCGACAGCGTCGAGGAAACCGGCCTGACCTTTGTCGAAAATGCGATTTTGAAAGCTCGCCATGCGGCAGCGGGCAGTGGTCTGCCGGCCATTGCCGACGACTCCGGGCTTGAGGTTGACGCGCTAAAGGGGGCGCCAGGTATCCATTCGGCGCGCTATGCTGGCCCGCATGCTGATGATCAAGCCAATTGCGCCAAACTGCTCGAAGCCTTGGCCGAGGTGCCCCAGGGGCATCGCCAGGCGCGCTTTCAGTGTCTGCTGGTCTATCTGCGCCATGCCGAGGACCCGACCCCGGTGATTTGTCAGGGCACCTGGGAGGGACGGATTTTGACCGAGCTGCGCGGCGACCAAGGCTTCGGCTATGATCCGCTGTTCTGGGTGCCTGGGCAGAATTGCAGTGCCGCCGAGCTGGATTCCGGCACCAAGAACGCGCTTAGCCACCGGGGGCAGGCGCTGGCGCAGTTGTTGGCCGCGCTGGGCGATAGATTTGCTTGA
- the lysS gene encoding lysine--tRNA ligase, translating into MPNQTPSDTDEHKLIAQRREKLSRLREQGVAFPNDFRRNAVAGELLAEYEPKEDAELEELGLRVKLAGRLMSRRVMGKASFAHLQDMSGRMQLFVQRDRIGDEAYAWFKKELDIGDICGAEGLLFKTKTGELSVKVDELRLLTKSLRALPEKFHGLADQETRYRQRYLDLIMNDATRATFRVRTAVIQFIRNYLNGLDFLEVETPMMQAIPGGALARPFVTHHNALDMQLFLRIAPELYLKRLVVGGFERVYEINRNFRNEGLSTRHNPEFTMLEFYQAYADYHNLMDLTEDLLRRLVQQVLGGTELSYQGETYDLAKPFQRLSVRESILAFNPELGSADIDELDPARRVAERLGIPLKASYGLGKVQIEIFEKTVESRLMEPTFITEYPLEVSPLARRNDHNPFVTDRFEFFVAGREIANGFSELNDAEDQAERFRRQVEDKAAGDLEAMHFDADYISALEHGMPPTAGEGIGIDRLVMLLTDAPSIRDVLLFPHMRPVGSGGHGLDQPPESASSQESLEGSG; encoded by the coding sequence ATGCCCAACCAAACCCCGTCCGATACTGACGAACACAAGCTCATCGCCCAGCGCCGCGAGAAGCTCAGTCGCCTGCGCGAGCAGGGCGTCGCTTTTCCGAACGACTTCCGCCGTAACGCCGTGGCGGGTGAATTGCTGGCCGAATACGAACCCAAGGAGGACGCGGAGCTAGAAGAACTGGGGCTGCGGGTCAAACTCGCCGGACGCTTGATGAGCCGGCGCGTCATGGGCAAGGCAAGTTTTGCGCATCTGCAAGATATGTCCGGGCGTATGCAACTCTTTGTGCAGCGCGACCGGATCGGGGATGAGGCTTACGCCTGGTTTAAGAAGGAACTCGACATTGGCGACATCTGCGGCGCCGAGGGCCTGTTGTTCAAGACCAAGACGGGCGAGCTGTCGGTCAAGGTCGACGAACTGCGATTGCTGACCAAATCCCTGCGTGCGCTGCCGGAGAAGTTCCACGGTCTGGCTGATCAGGAAACCCGCTATCGTCAGCGGTATCTCGACCTCATTATGAACGACGCCACCCGGGCGACCTTCCGGGTGCGTACCGCTGTGATCCAGTTCATCCGCAACTATTTGAACGGGCTCGACTTCCTGGAGGTCGAGACGCCCATGATGCAGGCCATTCCTGGCGGTGCCCTGGCGCGGCCGTTCGTCACGCACCACAACGCACTCGACATGCAGCTCTTTCTGCGCATCGCCCCTGAGCTCTACCTGAAGCGCCTGGTGGTCGGTGGTTTCGAGCGCGTCTATGAAATCAACCGCAATTTTCGCAACGAGGGGCTCTCGACCAGGCACAACCCCGAGTTCACCATGCTCGAGTTCTATCAGGCCTATGCGGACTACCATAACCTGATGGACCTGACCGAAGATCTGCTGCGGCGGCTGGTGCAGCAGGTGCTCGGCGGGACGGAACTGAGCTATCAGGGCGAGACCTATGATCTGGCCAAGCCCTTTCAGCGCCTGAGCGTGCGCGAGTCCATTCTGGCGTTCAATCCAGAACTCGGCAGCGCCGACATTGATGAGCTGGACCCGGCGCGGCGAGTCGCTGAGCGGCTCGGCATTCCGCTCAAAGCGAGCTATGGTCTGGGCAAGGTGCAGATCGAGATTTTTGAAAAAACCGTCGAGTCGCGACTGATGGAGCCCACCTTTATCACCGAGTATCCGCTGGAAGTCTCTCCGCTGGCGCGCCGGAATGACCACAACCCCTTTGTGACTGATCGCTTCGAGTTTTTCGTTGCCGGACGCGAGATTGCCAATGGTTTTTCGGAGCTGAACGACGCCGAGGATCAGGCTGAGCGTTTTCGCCGCCAGGTCGAGGACAAAGCCGCCGGCGACCTGGAAGCCATGCACTTTGATGCCGATTACATTAGCGCCTTAGAGCATGGCATGCCGCCGACGGCGGGGGAGGGCATCGGCATTGATCGCCTGGTGATGCTGCTGACCGACGCACCCTCGATTCGCGATGTGCTGCTGTTTCCGCACATGCGCCCGGTGGGGAGCGGTGGGCATGGTCTGGATCAGCCTCCGGAATCGGCATCTTCCCAGGAAAGCCTCGAGGGCTCGGGCTGA
- the rpoZ gene encoding DNA-directed RNA polymerase subunit omega, with translation MARITVQDCLEHVDNRFELVLLATKRARQLSNGVEPLLPWAKDKSTVLALREIAGGHINPAQVEEPPAKSEDISKSLEEALAEELAASVAKDI, from the coding sequence ATGGCCCGTATTACTGTCCAAGACTGCCTCGAACATGTTGATAATCGATTTGAACTCGTCTTGCTTGCGACCAAGCGTGCGCGACAGTTGAGCAATGGGGTTGAGCCCTTGCTCCCCTGGGCCAAGGACAAGTCAACAGTACTGGCGTTAAGAGAAATCGCTGGTGGGCACATCAATCCGGCGCAGGTGGAGGAACCACCGGCCAAGTCCGAAGACATCTCGAAATCGCTCGAGGAAGCCTTGGCCGAAGAACTGGCCGCCTCAGTCGCCAAGGATATTTAG
- a CDS encoding YicC/YloC family endoribonuclease → MIKSMTAFARRQTGGASGELSWEIRSVNHRFLEPNLRLPEELRGLDPDVRERLSARLSRGKIDCTLRFVAPTGGGVELRINEPLLSQVLSAAERIAARMGDSRAPSTPSVMDLLRWPGMLEESEPDMDSLNTAARALFDDTLTELIAAREREGTRLRALIEQRSERLAALVAEARARMPQLLDEMRRRISGRLAEVRGELDPNRLEQEMVLLAQRCDVDEEMDRLSGHIEEVRRTLAGEGPVGRRLDFLMQELNREANTLGSKSSDATLTRIAVDMKVLIEQMREQIQNLE, encoded by the coding sequence ATGATTAAGAGTATGACTGCCTTCGCCCGCCGCCAGACCGGCGGCGCCTCTGGCGAGCTGAGCTGGGAAATCCGCTCGGTCAATCACCGTTTTCTCGAGCCCAATTTGCGTCTGCCCGAGGAGTTGCGCGGGCTAGATCCGGACGTGCGCGAGCGCCTGTCCGCGCGCCTAAGCCGGGGCAAAATCGACTGCACGCTCAGATTCGTGGCACCGACAGGTGGCGGTGTTGAACTGCGCATCAACGAGCCACTGCTGTCCCAAGTGTTGAGCGCCGCCGAGCGCATCGCCGCCCGGATGGGTGACTCCCGCGCGCCTTCCACGCCCTCTGTTATGGATCTGCTGCGCTGGCCCGGCATGCTCGAAGAATCTGAACCGGATATGGACAGTCTCAATACGGCGGCACGAGCGCTTTTTGATGACACCCTGACCGAACTCATCGCCGCGCGCGAGCGCGAAGGCACAAGGCTGCGCGCACTGATCGAACAACGCAGCGAACGCTTGGCCGCGCTTGTTGCCGAGGCACGCGCGCGCATGCCGCAACTGCTCGATGAGATGCGCCGGCGCATCAGCGGGCGCCTGGCGGAAGTGCGCGGTGAACTCGACCCCAACCGTCTCGAGCAAGAGATGGTGCTGCTCGCCCAGCGCTGCGATGTCGATGAAGAAATGGACCGACTGAGCGGCCACATCGAGGAAGTCCGCCGGACGCTCGCCGGCGAGGGTCCCGTCGGTCGCCGCCTGGACTTCTTGATGCAGGAACTCAACCGCGAGGCCAATACCCTGGGATCAAAATCCAGCGACGCGACCCTCACCCGCATCGCCGTCGACATGAAAGTGCTGATCGAGCAAATGCGCGAACAAATCCAAAATCTGGAGTAA
- a CDS encoding serine/threonine protein kinase: MAAPNRDTLEPGTFIDCYRIVRTIGKGGFSLIYLAKDDETGDEAVIKEFMPKKIARRLENKWVEATDENSRVSMIRSLRLFFQEAKAMAALRHPNIVGVRGLYLAHGTGYLVMQHERGRNLAQFVHERGGALSTTLLLRIFLPLLDALMLIHARSMLHLDIKPGNIHLRHGHDPLLLDLGAVQVMSSGRSLGGQVITAGYSPPEQYSSGGNIGPWTDVYAVGASMRSCIEAKTPQPSPERVENDVMVPLAEVMKDRYPAGLLEAVDWSMELEPEKRPQDAGEFLTVLQSQDYALPKSTLRELLPSFQAGGDINSATTGLRIGAPSSTLTQEL, encoded by the coding sequence ATGGCAGCGCCCAATCGCGACACCCTCGAGCCAGGCACTTTCATCGACTGCTACCGTATAGTGCGCACCATCGGTAAGGGCGGCTTTAGCCTGATCTATCTGGCCAAGGATGATGAGACCGGCGATGAGGCGGTCATCAAGGAGTTTATGCCGAAAAAGATCGCCCGGCGTCTGGAGAACAAGTGGGTGGAAGCCACTGATGAGAATAGTCGCGTGAGCATGATTCGCAGTCTGCGGCTGTTCTTTCAAGAGGCCAAGGCCATGGCCGCGTTGCGGCATCCAAACATTGTCGGGGTGCGCGGGCTCTATCTGGCCCATGGCACCGGTTATCTGGTGATGCAGCATGAGCGCGGGCGGAATCTGGCGCAGTTTGTTCACGAGCGCGGTGGTGCGTTGAGCACCACCCTGCTGTTGCGCATTTTTCTGCCCCTGCTCGATGCGCTGATGCTGATTCACGCGCGCAGCATGTTGCATCTCGACATCAAGCCCGGAAATATTCATCTGCGCCATGGGCATGATCCGCTGCTGCTCGACCTTGGCGCCGTGCAGGTGATGTCCTCCGGGCGCAGCCTTGGCGGGCAGGTGATCACCGCCGGTTATTCGCCCCCCGAGCAATACAGTAGCGGCGGCAATATCGGCCCCTGGACGGATGTTTATGCCGTGGGCGCCTCCATGCGCTCCTGCATCGAGGCCAAAACCCCACAGCCTTCTCCCGAGCGGGTCGAGAACGATGTGATGGTGCCTCTGGCGGAGGTCATGAAAGATCGTTATCCTGCCGGGCTGCTTGAGGCTGTCGATTGGTCGATGGAACTCGAACCCGAGAAACGCCCCCAGGATGCCGGGGAGTTCCTGACCGTGCTGCAAAGCCAGGACTACGCGCTGCCGAAGTCGACCTTGCGCGAGCTGCTGCCGTCGTTCCAGGCTGGCGGCGATATCAATTCCGCCACCACCGGCCTGCGCATCGGAGCGCCAAGTTCGACGCTGACGCAGGAGCTTTGA
- the rph gene encoding ribonuclease PH, which produces MRPSARRPDQLRPVRFTRHYTRHAAGSVLVEFGDTRVLCTASVSERVPPFLRGKNSGWLTGEYGMLPGSTSERTDREAARGRQGGRTLEIQRLIGRSLRVAVDLTALGERTITLDCDVLQADGGTRTAAISGAWVALRDALDGLVARGALKASPLLAQVAAVSVGLYEGTAVLDLDYAEDSNAQADMNVVMNADGGLIEVQGTAEGRAFSRSEFDALLDLATGGLNEIFSLQRAALEPAAA; this is translated from the coding sequence ATGCGTCCCTCCGCCCGCCGTCCCGATCAACTGCGCCCGGTTCGCTTTACTCGTCATTACACTCGACATGCGGCCGGTTCGGTGCTGGTGGAGTTTGGTGATACCCGGGTGCTCTGCACCGCCAGCGTCTCCGAGCGGGTGCCGCCCTTTCTGCGCGGCAAGAACAGCGGCTGGTTGACCGGCGAATATGGCATGCTGCCCGGCAGCACCTCGGAGCGCACCGATCGCGAGGCCGCGCGTGGTCGTCAGGGTGGGCGCACCCTTGAGATTCAACGGCTGATCGGGCGCTCTTTGCGCGTGGCGGTGGACCTGACAGCCTTGGGTGAGCGCACCATCACGCTCGACTGCGATGTGTTACAGGCCGATGGCGGCACCCGCACCGCCGCTATCAGCGGGGCCTGGGTCGCGTTGCGGGACGCCCTGGATGGCCTGGTGGCGCGCGGGGCGCTGAAGGCCTCTCCGCTGCTGGCGCAGGTCGCGGCGGTGTCGGTTGGGCTCTACGAGGGTACAGCGGTGCTCGATCTCGACTATGCCGAGGACTCGAACGCGCAAGCCGACATGAATGTGGTCATGAACGCCGACGGCGGCTTGATCGAAGTGCAGGGCACGGCCGAGGGGCGCGCCTTCAGCCGCAGCGAGTTCGATGCCCTGCTGGATCTGGCCACCGGTGGGCTTAATGAGATATTCAGCCTGCAGCGCGCGGCGCTGGAGCCGGCGGCCGCCTGA
- the prfB gene encoding peptide chain release factor 2 (programmed frameshift), which produces MQDISPIRARLGDLRGRLESLWGYLDYAGKDERLTEVLRELEDPNLWNDPDRAQRMGRERAMLENVVLGLRELRAGLDDTDDLLALAVAEEDGDTVDSVVADLDGYEAHIAKLEFQRMFSGDMDANNAFVDIQAGSGGTEAQDWAEMLLRMYLRWCEAHDFKTELTEYSPGEVAGIKSATVAVQGDYAFGWLRTETGVHRLVRKSPFDSGNRRHTSFAAVFVAPEVDDSVEIEINPADLRIDVYRASGAGGQHVNRTESAVRITHNPTGVVVQCQNDRSQHKNKDQAMKQLKAKLYELEMQKRSADQQALEETKSDIGWGSQIRSYVLDQSRIKDLRTNIETGNTQAVLDGGLDPFIEASLKSGL; this is translated from the exons ATGCAGGATATCAGCCCGATCCGCGCCCGCCTTGGCGATTTGAGGGGACGTTTGGAGTCCCTCTGGGGGTATCTT GACTATGCTGGCAAGGATGAGCGCCTGACCGAGGTGCTGCGCGAGCTCGAAGATCCGAACCTCTGGAACGACCCGGACCGTGCCCAGCGGATGGGGCGCGAGCGCGCGATGCTCGAGAATGTCGTACTGGGCCTGCGCGAGTTGCGCGCCGGGCTTGACGACACCGATGATCTGCTCGCGCTCGCTGTGGCAGAGGAAGACGGGGATACGGTGGACTCTGTTGTCGCCGATCTCGACGGCTACGAGGCGCACATCGCCAAGCTCGAATTTCAGCGCATGTTCTCGGGGGACATGGATGCGAACAACGCTTTTGTCGACATTCAGGCCGGCTCCGGCGGCACTGAGGCACAGGACTGGGCCGAGATGCTGTTGCGCATGTACCTGCGCTGGTGCGAGGCGCATGACTTTAAGACCGAGCTGACGGAATACTCCCCCGGCGAGGTCGCCGGCATCAAGTCCGCCACCGTCGCAGTGCAGGGCGACTATGCCTTCGGCTGGCTGCGCACCGAGACTGGCGTGCATCGGCTGGTGCGCAAGTCGCCTTTCGACTCCGGCAACCGCCGACATACCTCGTTTGCGGCGGTGTTTGTTGCGCCCGAGGTGGATGATTCGGTCGAGATTGAAATTAATCCGGCTGATCTGCGCATCGATGTCTATCGTGCCTCTGGCGCCGGCGGTCAGCACGTCAACCGCACAGAATCGGCCGTGCGCATCACCCATAACCCGACCGGGGTGGTGGTGCAGTGTCAGAATGATCGCTCGCAGCACAAGAACAAAGACCAGGCGATGAAGCAGCTCAAGGCCAAGCTCTATGAGCTGGAAATGCAAAAGCGCAGCGCCGATCAACAGGCGTTGGAAGAGACCAAGTCAGACATCGGCTGGGGCAGTCAGATTCGCTCTTATGTGCTCGATCAGTCGCGCATCAAGGATCTGCGAACCAACATCGAGACAGGAAACACCCAGGCAGTGCTCGATGGTGGGCTCGATCCTTTCATCGAAGCAAGCCTGAAAAGCGGTTTGTGA
- the gmk gene encoding guanylate kinase, which translates to MSHSNASEPPSSAPGQTKQTTGQGDNKIGKNDAEDDKKGTLFVVSAPSGAGKTSLVRALLERNSNLHLSVSYTTRAPRAGEIDGVHYHFVNRKTFERMVAENAFVEHAQVFDNAYGTARKTLRQALNDGQDLLLEIDWQGARQVRTNFPEAVSIFILPPSLTELERRLRDRGQDSDEIIARRMAEARSELSHYGEYDYLIVNDRFESALAELRALICAFGLRRATQKQKFGDTLDAMLEGEA; encoded by the coding sequence ATGAGCCATAGCAACGCTTCTGAACCGCCATCATCCGCGCCTGGCCAAACTAAGCAAACCACCGGTCAGGGCGACAACAAGATCGGCAAGAACGACGCCGAAGATGATAAAAAAGGCACGCTATTCGTTGTCTCGGCCCCCTCCGGCGCCGGCAAGACCAGCCTGGTACGCGCCCTGCTCGAGCGCAATTCCAATCTGCACCTGTCGGTGTCCTACACCACCCGGGCGCCGCGCGCGGGCGAGATCGACGGCGTGCATTACCATTTTGTCAACCGCAAGACCTTCGAGCGAATGGTGGCCGAGAACGCTTTTGTAGAGCATGCGCAGGTGTTCGACAACGCCTACGGCACCGCGCGCAAAACCCTGCGCCAGGCACTCAATGACGGCCAGGATCTGCTGCTTGAAATCGACTGGCAGGGCGCGCGCCAGGTGCGGACAAATTTTCCCGAGGCCGTATCCATTTTTATTCTGCCGCCATCGCTGACGGAACTCGAACGACGCCTGCGTGACCGTGGGCAAGACAGTGACGAAATCATCGCTCGACGCATGGCCGAGGCGCGCAGCGAACTCTCGCACTACGGGGAATACGACTATCTGATCGTCAATGACCGCTTCGAGTCCGCCCTGGCTGAATTACGCGCCCTGATCTGCGCCTTCGGACTGCGCCGGGCCACCCAGAAGCAGAAGTTCGGCGATACCCTGGACGCCATGCTTGAGGGCGAAGCCTAA